From the Paenibacillus sp. MMS20-IR301 genome, the window CTGCCCTCTTATATCACAAGGACAGGGTACAAACTGCGTTACTTCGCGGCTAGTTCCGTTAAAGCCAGATTCAGCTTAAGCACATTCACCCGCGCTTCCCCGAACAATCCAAGATCGCGGCCTTCAGTATGCCCGGTGACCAGCGCCTTCAACTGCTCAGCGGGAATTCCGCTCAGTCGGCTGATCCGCGGAATCTGCACCAGCGCCGCTGCCGGGGAGATATGCGGGTCAAGCCCGGAACCGGAGTTCGTAATAAGGTCCACCGGCAGCCCGCTTACCGGCACATCCGGATTATCCAGCTTCCACCGGGCAATGGAACCGGCTGTGCGCTGCAGCATGTCAGGATTCGACGGTCCATAGTTATTCGAGCCGGAGGCTTCCGCTTTGTATTCAATACTGGATACCCGGCTCTGGAACAGCGCCGGATTACTGAAGCTCTGCCCGATCAGCTCCGAACCGACAGTCTCGCCTGCAGCGTTCTTCAGCAGGCTTCCGTTCGCCTGCGCAGGCATCAACACCTGAGCGAGCGCTGTAGAGGCAAGCGGATAGGCTATTCCGCACAGTATAATGAACACGGCACTGAGACGCACAATGGTGAAGAGATAAATGCCTTTTGACGATGCCGGCTGCTCCTCGGCAACCGAACTACTGCTGCTGCCGGAATGATTGGATTGCACGGAATCATTGGTTTGTACAGAATCAATGGATTGTATGGAATTCCTCATAATTGCGTTGCCCTCCTTGAAGTTACTTGCTTACATTTGCATCTGCTACTTGCTGTCTGCGTTCTTGCTTTTGCCCTCTCGCAATCTACTATCCCAATTTGCGACCTCGCTGTACGCTCACCCGCTGTCTGCCCTCTCGCAATCTACTATCCCAGTTTGCGACCTCGCTGTACGCTCACCCGCCGTCCGTTAACCCGCCGTCTGCTCAAGCGCTGTGCCTTCGCCGGAAATAAGTGGAAAAAGAGCATTTAATCATCTGGGAACCAGTGATTTCAAGAATTTAGCTGGAAGAACAACACTTATTCATCCGAGATTCACTGCTCACCGCCGAAATCGGGAGATTTAAGTGTCATTTATCCAATTATTTACCTGTAACCGGAAAAACACATATAATTAAGTGCCTATTTTCCACTTATTAGGCGGCTGCGACGGGAAATATACCTGCCATGGGAGACGTAGCTGCGACGGGAGATATGGATGTGACTAGGGACCTGCCCGCTAAATCCAGATCCGCACAAGCAGATCAATCAGCTTGATGCCGGCGAACGGGACGATGACTCCGCCCAGCCCGTAGACGACAATGTTGCGGGCCAGCAGCTTCGTTGAGCTCATCGGCTTATAGGATACACCGCGCATCGCCAGCGGAATAAGCAGCGGAATAATTACAGCATTGAAGATCAGCGCTGAGATAATAGCTGAACTTGGAGAACCTAGGCCCATCACATTAAGGGCATCCATCTCCGGGATCGCCAGCGTGAACATCGCCGGAATGATGGCGAAATACTTGGCAATATCGTTGGCGATGCTGAAGGTTGTCAGCGCCCCGCGTGTCATCAGCAGCTGCTTGCCAATGGCGACAACCTCGATGATCTTCGAAGGGTCGGAGTCCAGATCGACCATATTAGCTGCTTCCTTGGCTGCGGCTGTTCCGCTGTTCATGGCCAGCCCCACATCCGCCTGGGCCAGCGCCGGGGCATCGTTCGTGCCGTCACCGGTCATGGCCACGAGCTTGCCTTCATTCTGCTCGCGGCGGATGACGGCAATCTTGTCCTCCGGTGTACTCTCAGCGATGTAATCATCAACGCCTGCTTCCCGGGCAATCGTCGCGGCGGTCAGCGGATTATCGCCTGTACACATAATCGTCTTGATGCCCATACTGCGCAGCTCACCAAACCGCTCCTTCATCCCCGGCTTAACCGTATCCTTCAGATAGATCAGCCCGTAGATCCGGCTGTCTACAGCAACCGCAAGCGGCGTGCCGCCCAGCCGGGCAATGGCCGCGGCGTTATTGTCCAGATCCCCCGGCACATCTCCGCCCTGTGAGAGCACCCACTTCTTCACGGAATCAACCGCACCCTTGCGGACTGAACGCCCGTCCTGCAGGTCGATACCGCTCATCCGCGTTTCCGCCCGGAATTCAATGAACTCTCCGCCCTCCGCCAGCTTGGCGTCATAGCTGAGATTCAGCTTCTTCGCCAGCTCCAGCACCGAGCGCCCCTCCGGTGTCTCATCCTTCAGCGAGCTGACGGCCGCCCAAGCGGCAAGCTCAGCAGCGGATTCTCCGCCGGCTGTGACGAATTCGCTCGCCATCCGGTTCCCGAAGGTAATGGTTCCCGTTTTATCAAGAATCATGGTGTTGATATCCCCGGCGGCTTCTACCGCTTTACCGGACATCGCCAGCACATTGAACCGGGTTACGCGGTCCATCCCGGCGATCCCGATGGCCGACAGCAGGCCGCCGATGGTTGTAGGGATCAGGCAGACCAGGAGAGCGATTAATACCGGAATCTCCAGCTCCACCCCGGTGTAACCGGCGATCGGACGCAGTGTAACCACCACGATCAGAAAAATAATCGTCAAGCTGATGAGCAAGGTGTTCAGTGCGATTTCATTCGGCGTCTTCTGGCGTTTAGCCCCCTCCACCAGTGAGATCATCCGGTCGAGGAACGACTCGCCGGGATCACTGGTGATCCGTACTTTAATCTGATCACTGACGACGCGCGTACCGCCGGTAACGGAGCCGAAGTCACCTCCGGCTTCCTTAATGACCGGTGCCGATTCCCCGGTAATCGCCGACTCATCCACAGAAGCCAGTCCTTCAATCACTTCACCGTCGCCGGGAATCAGCTCGCCCTGGCTCACAATTACGGTATCACCTTTGCGCAGCTCCGCAGCCGGGACTTGCTTAACCGCCGTTCCCGCAAGCTTATTGGCGGTGATATCCTGCTTTGTTTTTTTAAGCGAATCGGCTTGTGCCTTGCCCCGCCCTTCGGCTAATGCCTCGGCAAAGTTGGCGAACAGCACCGTAAACAACAGGATTAGAAACACGGTAATATTGAAGCCGATAGAAGCCTCGGCATTGAAATACCCCGGGATCAGCACCATCAGCAGCACGATTACTGTCCCTGTCTCAACTACGAACATGACCGGATTTTTCATCAGGGTGACCGGGTTCAGCTTCAGGAAGCTGTTTCTTGCAGCACTCAGGAGTATAGGGGTGGTCAACAGTTTTTTTCTTTGTACAGTACTCATTCTCTTCTCTCCCTCTTCCTAGCGTAAAGTCAGGTATTCAGCAACCGGACCGAGCACAATGACCGGCAGGAAGGTCAATGCCCCGATAATCAGCACCGTGCCGATCAGAATTCCGGTGAACAGGCCATTGTCTGTGCGGAAGGTCCCAAGTGTCTCCGGCACCGGCTTCTTGCGGAGCAGGGAACCGGCTACCGCCAGCATCGCAATCATGGACATATACCGCCCCAGCAGCATAACCACACCTGTAGTAATATTCCAGAAGGTGGTATTATCGGCAAGTCCCTCGAAGCCTGAACCGTTATTCGCCGCAGAGGAGACATATTCATACAGCACCTGCGTCAGCCCGTGGAAGCCGGGGTTACTGATGCTCCCTTGACCGAGATCGGTCAGGAAGGCGGCAGCGGTAGGCACAAGAATGATCAGCGGGTGAATAAGGATCGCGATCGCAATCAGCTTCATCTCCCTGGCCTCTATCTTCCGTCCGAGGAATTCCGGTGTCCGGCCGACCATCAGCCCGCAGAGGAATACACCAAGCATCGCATACATCAGCATATTGATCAGCCCGACACCTTTACCGCCAAACACGTTATTCAGCATCATCAGCGCAAGCGGGGTAATACTGCCGAGCGGGGTCAGCGTGTCGTGCATATTATTCACACTGCCGGTTGTGGCCGCTGTAGTTACCGTTGTGAATAGCGCAGACTGTGCAATCCCGAACCGTACCTCTTTTCCCTCCATGCTGCCTTGTGAGGCATCTATTCCCATGGCGTTAATTGCCGGATTGCCGGCACTTTCCGCATAATAATTCAGTCCTAGCAGGGCTATGAACAAGGTCATCATCGCCCCGAAAATCATCCAGCCCTGGCGTTTGTTCTTCGCGAACTTTCCGTACATATATGGCAGGGAAGCCGGCAGCAGCCACATCGAGAGAATCTCCAGCACGTTGCTCAGCGGACTCGGATTCTCGAACGGATGCGCCGAGTTGGCCCCGAAGAAGCCCCCGCCGTTCGTCCCGATATGCTTGATGGACTCCAGCGAAGCAACCGGTCCGATCGCAATCTGCTGGCTCTGCCCTTCCAGTGTCGTAATCTCCAGCGTCGGCTTCAGTGTTTGCGGCACATGCAGGGCAACTAATGCCATTGTTACAAGAAGCGCAAGCGGAATGAACACCCGGATGTGCGCCTTAACGAAGTCCTCGAAGAAGTTCCCCACCGAGCCGCGTCCGGTAATCCCCCTGACAAAAGCAACCGCAACCGAGAACCCGCTGGCCGCCGAGGTAAACATCAGCATCGTCATCACAGCCATCTGGGAAAAGTAGGATACACCTGTTTCACCGCTGTAATGCTGAAGATTCGTGTTGGTAATGAAGCTGATTACAGTATTGAACGTAAGTGTCTCTTCCATATTACCGATTCCGCCCGGATTGAGCGGAAGCCCCTTCTGCAGCCGCAGAATAATGTAACTGAAAGCCACCAGCACGATATTCGTTGCAATGAAGCTGACTGCATATTTCTTCCAGGACATGTCTTTCCGCCGCTTCAGCCCTGCCAGCCGGTAGATTACGTTCTCCGTTCCGCCGAATATCCGGTCAGTCCGGTTCGGTTCATTTGAGAATACATGATATAGATAGGTTCCTGCTGGTTTAACCAGCAGAACCAGAATCAGAATAACTGCAATGATTTGAATAATACCCACAGCTGGCCCTCCTTCATTTGTTTATTTAAAATTTCTCCGGATGAATCAACGCATACACCAGATAGAGGAACAACAGCAGTGTTGCCGCGAGGACGACCGTCATGACTCGTTCCCCCCTTGTTCCTGAACGACACGCCCGCACCACTCTACGAACGCATAGAATACTGCAAAGATTACGGTTAATGCTCCTGCCATATACACATCCATCATCTTTATTGCCACTCCTTATCCTGTTTGAATTCACTCTCTCTATCTCTTGTAACTTCAGACCCTAGCGTACCATGTCTCCCATAAGTTCAGGGTTAGGGTTTCTGCAGGCGTGTTAAGATATCATTAAGACCGGTATACCTCTTCACCGAGCACTTTATTGACCGCCCCGACAAAAGCCGCGTATCCCCCGTCTGCATCCCCTCTGCACGGCAGTGCCCGGGCGAGAATCATTTCAATTCCCTCTGCACTAAACTCGAAGCTGGCTGTGAGCATCCTGCTGACTTCTTCTACGGGCCCCCCGCCCGCGAACATGCTGGCCGCTTTATATACCTCATTATTTTCATAGCCGCTCTCCTGCTGCAGAGCCAGCCGGGCGTACCTTCTTTTCACCAGCACCAGCAGCGCCGTCACGGCCGTGAGCCAGCCGATATTTCTCAGCCATACATTGATTACTTCCATTTCAAGTGCCTTCTTTCTCAAGTGTATCAGTACCAGTTCAGCGTACCACTCCCGCCATTAGTTATGGATAAGGGTTTGCCCGGAGCAGTTAAGATTCCGTTAAAATACAGCTCACTGCATACTTCAAGTTGCGTCCGCTATAACGGAACGGCAAAAAACCATGCCCCTAACGGACATGGTCGGACTTGTATAATCACTTCAGCTCTGCTGGTATGGACTGCCTTTTATCCCTGCAGTAGAAAGCTTAAATCCCCTTACTATCGTCCCCAACCTGGAGCATCCGGTAGCCGACACCGATATGCGTCTGAATATACTTCGGCTGGGAAGGCGTGCTCTCGATCTTCTTCCGCAGCGTTGCCATGAATACCCGCAGTGCCGGAACATCATACGTATGGCTGCCCCAGATTTCATGCAGGATATAATTATGGGTCAGGACTTTACCGACATTCTTGGCCAGCAGACAGAGCAGCTTATACTCAATCGGCGTCAGGTGGATCTCATTCTCCTCCAGCATGGCGCAGCCTGCGGCGTAATCAATCCGTAAATTCCCGTTGGTAAACACAGACGCATCCTTCATCAGCCTGTCACTGTCCCCGCGGATGCGCCGCAGACTGACCCGCAGTCTGGCAAGCAGCTCCTCCACGCTGAACGGCTTGGTCAGATAATCATCCGCCCCGGCATCCAGCGCTTCAATCTTATCCCGGTCCTCGCTGCGGGCGCTGACCACAATGATCGGAAGGTTCGACCACGCCCGCACCTTGCGGATAATATCAACACCGTCCATGTCCGGCAGCCCCAAATCGAGAATCATCAGATCCGGCTGGCTGGAGACCGTCTCCAGAATAGAGGCCTCCCCGGTTTCAGCCGTATGGTATTTATACCCTTGCGTCTCAAGGGTTGTCGTAATCAGCTTGCGGATGGGCTTATCGTCTTCGACAACAAGAATCAGCGGCTTATTCATGGACATTCACCTCCTCAGCCTGCAGGGTGAAGCTGAATACCGACCCCCGCGGTGTTTGATCCTGTACATCTATTGTGCCCCCATGGGCATGGATAATCGATTTGCAGAGGGCCAGCCCGAGGCCCAGGCCGCGCCTGCCGTCTCCGCGCAGGTTGTCTGCCGTGTAGAACATCTCGAATATTTGTACTTTAGCTTCCGGCGAAATGCCCGGACCGTCATCAGCGACTTCAACCCTTACCATCGGTCCTTCGCGCTTTACCGAGAGTGTAATATGTGATCCGGCCTCAGTATATTTAATCGCATTATCCACCAGGTTGATCAGCACCTGAATAATCAGCCGCGAATCCATCCTGGCCATCAGCAGCTCATCCTCCAGCTGCAGCTCAATCACATGCTCATTCTTATTGCGGTTCACATGGAGCATCGCTTCGGCGATCACTTCCTCCAGAAGCTCCGCCTGGAAGTTCAAATGAAGTGCGCCGTTATCAATTCTTGTAATCGACAGCAGGTTCTCAACCAGATTAATCAGCCACATGGAATCATCATAAATGTCATTGTACAGCTCCTGCTTCTGCGTCTCACTCAGCACCTTAGAGTTGCCGATCAGAATCCCGGCGTTGCCGGATATACTGGTGAGCGGAGTGCGCAGATCATGGGAGATGCCCCGCAGCAGATTCGTGCGCAGCTGCTCCTGCTGGATTTGCATGGAGATTTCCTTCTGCTTCTCGTTCAGCTTGTCCTTCTCCAGTGCCAGGGCACATTCGCCCAGCATGGCGATCATCAGGCTTTTCTCGAATACCTCAAGCGGCTCCTCCTGCTCCATCACAATTCCAGCAACCGCAAATACCTGTTCACCCCCGCGTACCGCATGGTACAGGCAATGTGCTGCCGAGAAGGTATCTGTGGATACTCCGGCGCGTTTATTGTTCTGCAGCACCCACTCTGCAACCTTGCGCTCCTCAGAAGAGGTATAGCTCTGCGGATCAGCCGGCGCATCCTCCTTAGGGAAGAGCAGCGGTTCGGCGAGTTCTCCCTCCTGCACCTCATAGATGATAATGCTCCGGTCCAGCAGCTTGACCATCTGCAGCGCCGTTTCGTTGAGGATCGCCGGGGTATCCTTAGCCTGCTGCAACTTCCGGCTGGTCTCGAGGAGGACTTCGGTCCGGTAAGCTTTTTGCGCGGATTCCCTCGCCTGCTCCTTAACCCGCAGTGTGAGTGTACTGGTAATGAATGAGGCAGACAGCATGACGAGGAAGGTCACCGGATAACCGGAATCATACGCCTGGAGCGAGAATAACGGTGCCGTGAAAAAATAGTTAAAAATCAGCACGCTCAAAATCGAAGTCACCGCGCTATACATCCGCCCCTGAGTGACCATCGCATCCAGCAGTACGCCTAGAATATAGACCGTAATGATATTCGCTTCACTGAAGCCAAGATATTGGAACCATAAACCGACCACCGTGCAGGCGATAAGAATTCCTAATGTTTTGCTGCTGTCAGCTAGAGAGAACAGCGGTTTTTTGGAATATTGCGGAATTTGTTTGTGCAGAGAAGGCCCATTATCCGGAATAATATAAATATCCATATTCGGGGCGGCAGCCGTCAGCTTGTCGACAAAGTTGGATTTAGCGGGCCAGCGGTTTTTGTTATGCGAGCGTCCAAGGACGATCTTGGAGACCCGGCTGGTTTTGGCATATTCGGCAATCTGCCCTGGAACATCCTCCCCGTACACGGTAGCGACCTGTGCACCAAGCTGCTCGGCCAGCCGCAGATTCTCCCGCAATTCAGCCTTGTTCTTGGCGGTCAGCTCCTTCGTCCGCGAAGTTTCCACATAGAGCGCCGTGAATGATCCATACTGCGCTTCAGCCATTCTTGCTGCTGTCCGGATTACCTTCTTGCTGCTAACGGCTGACGACAGGCAGACCAGAATATGCTCCTTTGTATAAAAGCCTGCGCTGTCCTCCCGCTCACCAATCTGCAGCGCAATCCGGTTCAGCTGGTCTGCCGTGTAACGCAGGGCAATCTCCCGCAAGGCGATCAGCTTGGCTGGAATAAATAAGCTTTCGTATTTTTGCCGCTGCTCTATATCCGGATACAGCTTTCCCTTATTCAGCCGCTCAATCAGATCACCGGGTGCTATATCCACCAGTTCTACCTGATCAGCACTGTCGAATACGCTGTCTGGTATGCGGTCATGTACAGTCATTCCGGTGATTGAAGTGATGACATCGGTCAGACTCTCAATATGCTCAACATTCACTGTAGCGTATACGTTAATCCCGGCCCGCAGCAGCTCCTCGATATCCTGGACTCTTTTTTTGTGGCGGCAGCCGGGGGCATTCGTATGGGCCAGCTCATCCAGCAGAATCAGCTCCGGACGTCTGCGGATTGCGGCATCGAGGTCGAACTCAGTGTACAGGTGGCCGTTATGGGAAATTTCCCGTGGAGGCACCAGCTCCAGCCCTTGCAGCAAAGCCGCCGTTTCCGGCCTGCCGTGAGGTTCAATATACCCGGCCAGGACTTGTACGCCATCCCTCTGCTCCTCATGGGCAGCATTCAGCATCGCCGATGTTTTCCCTGAACCCGCAGCATATCCGAAAAATATTTTAAGTCTGCCCCGTTTTTTATCTGCCGGAGTATGTCCTGCCATTCGCATAATCCCTTTCATTAAACGTTCATGCTAATTATTGTAGCGCCAGAATAGCCTGTGCACAATCAGCATGGCATTACGGAATCAGCTGTGGCATTAAGATTGCATTAAGATTGCTGGAATTTAAGAATTTCGCTGGATAATATCATAGGCAAGCTTGGATAACGGTCTTTTCCCAAATTCATCTTCTGTTAATGTGAAACCATATTGAAACAGATTCATTTCCTTCGCACTCAGATTAAGCTTACCAAGAAGGCTCATTAAATCTCCCTTGTAGCTCTCGCTGTAAGCATTCTTCTTGTACAACAGCTCACGTACATAATCTTTATGACTCTGATAGACCTTACTCAAGTTAAACAACTCAATACTATTATGTATAGCCGTTGAATCCGGTCCGGTGCCTTCATGGATCAGTTCCAACTCGAAATCAGTATCCTCACCAAGGATAGAACCGATTTTAGTGTCCGGCCTAAGCGGAATGTGGAAGTATGTATCTTGATTAAAACCAGAATTATAGGGGTAGAGGATTTCAATTCCCTTATCTAATTTGAATCTGGAGTTACATATTTGGCAAGAAGGAACGAAATTGAACATGGATAATGCGAATAGCGGAAAATGGGCTTTAGGATAAAAATGATCCAAATCAGCTGTTGTTTTAAATTTGTCCCGATCCATAAACTGTGTAATAAATTGACGGTTGCAGTAAGGGCAGACATCGATCCCCATCCGATTCAAAAGGATATGCCGGAATTCGGAATCCATATTTTCATAATCGATTATTTGCTTGATTTCTCCATTCAATCTTTCTAGCTTCCCGCTAACTTCCTGAATGAAACGGTTAAAACAATCAGTATTCTTAGCATAATCGCTATGGTTCTGAAGTATAGGCTCGATCCAATCCGTACGATAGGTGGCCACATATTCCTCCCGGAAAGCCTCTCGTTCTAACTGTCTATTTTGCTTACCTTTCCGTTGAAGCACTTTTGTAATTTGAAAATTGCTGTAGAAAACAAGCTGGCATGTCTTCATATACTTCCCGATATCAGGATATTTGCTGTAGATATCTTCAAATGAAAAGGTAAGCAAAGTATGAAGAAGAAGGGGATCCAGGCTTCCGGTTCCATTCTCAAGTAAGGCTGAAACAGGCAGCTGGGTAAATGGATTTACGTTATTTACGGTGTTTCTATAAAATACATAACTCTGCTGGATATCAGTTTCCATTTCAGATATATACATATCAGCAAGATCCGATATCATTTTTGGACGAAGCTTAATCACCGTGTTTCTCCCCTCTCTTTTTCTTCAGCTGCTCTAGTTCCATTTCGAGTTCTCTTATCCGCCGATCCTCTTTTTGCGTATTGCTCTCCTGTAAACGAATAGCTTGCGCTTCAAGGTGGGACTGAAGTTTCCCGCGGATAACCGGCTCACCAATCCCGCTAATGATCATACTTACCTTTCTTATTTCAACCGGATTATACTCTGGCCATCCATTCATCTGTTTCACAAGATCCTTGAAAAGATTATGTGCAAATTCTCCTATTGGTGAGCCAAGGAAAAAGTCATTTTTGACAATATCATAAAAATTACTCATGAGCCCAAATTCAGCTTCATTAACAACCCGCTGCAACTCGTCGTCCTTCTCGATAACATTGATACAAGTAATATGTTCTTTCGGAATGTCGGATACGATAAAAGGTGAATGCGTAGATAACAGAATCTGGTATTTTATTTCTTTGCTACTATTTACGTGCTCAATAAATTTTTTGAGGTAGTAAATATATTTTCTCGACCACTCGGGGTGAAACGAGACATCCGGTTCATCCATAATTAGAAGAACGCTATTGATTCTCTCATCCTTAAGGGAAACTTGTACCATATCATTAATGCAGCTAAATGCACGGATGAATTCTATCTCACCGGAGCTGAGATATTTATAAGATACATCCAAGCTGTATGATACCCCGTAGCTGTTATAAAAGCGGTCATATAAGTCTAAAAAGCCATATATTGACTCATGCATTCCTTCTTGTACTGGAACTCTAATTGTGGTCCGAGATTTAAAAAGACTAGCATCAATTTCCTCAAGAGCAATTAGGATAGCAGCGAATATATTCACATCAAACTCTATAGCTTCATATTTTTCTATTTTAGAAATACTAGTTTTCTTTAAAATATTAAGAACTTTAAATAAATAGACTTTCCTGGCCTCATAAGTATTCTCTTCCATGGTTTCAACACCAATCAGATCTCCAGGATGAACATCATTATGAGATGTCGGATACTTAGTTGCACGATTTGCAAGATCTATAATCAAAGCTTCCAAATAGGATAAGATAAATAATTCTTTGATAGACCATTTAGAAGCTGAACGAGAGGGTTGTTTAGTGTTATTATCATTCTCCGTTTTTGTAAAATACAACATTTTATGTTTATCTTGATACAGCGAGAAACCCAGAATACTATACATATCATTAACATCATTAATATCGGAGTCAATTCCGGCATGTTGGCTGATTTGAAATACAGCTTGATTAAATGTAAATAATCCCTCCAGGAATATGTATTCATTGCTCATGAAACGATAAGTGCTGGATAAGGCCGGTTTATGCAGATAATGCCTTTTGAAGCTGTCCGTATTGTCCTGTCCGTCTAATATGTTAAGACTCTTCAGCCAAAGCCGGTCCGACTCTTTCGTTTGAAACAGAGATATTAACGCTTCGCTAACCGGGTACTCTTGTCCGTCTGCCGCTTTATACGTCGTATCCTGTACGCTTTTCCACTGCATCATATGTGTCCTGAAGTCATACTTCACACAAATGCTGGTATCTGCTAACAATTCTGAAGGTGCATTCAATTCACGGAGAAGAAGCTTAGGTGCCCCCTCGATTAGAAACAGATCCTCTTCAAGATGGTATAGCGCAAACCACTGAGGATCATCAAAAAGCCTGCTTCTTCTTAATTTTGTTGAACCCAGCAATTCAAGCAGAGTTGTCTTTCCGGCACCATTTTTCCCGACAATCAGATTGATGTTACTAATATGACTGCCCCATAAATTTACATATGGATTTTCTTTACGTTCAATGAATAGCCTTTGCTGTTCTAACTTGATTATGAAGTCATTTGTCAGGACAAAGCTTTGCTCTTTAAATAATCTTCCGATATCGCTGATATGCACAAATAACAACTGTGGTTGCATGCTGTTTATCTCCTTTGGTTGAGTGCTTCTGCCAAGCCATCTATTCGACATTTCAGGATATCTTTCCTGTATGCCTTTATAATTAGCTTGGCATTAATTAGGAGGTAATCCGCTAGTCATGCCGAATATCTGTAGAGAAGCACTTACTTATACCCGATTACAAGGAGATTAGAGATGACTAACGAACAGCAATCCGGGCAAGGCACGATGGAAGTTCTGTTGGCGAATGCCGTGAAGCTTCCCGGTGTCCAGGTGAACCGCAATGAATTTCTGGCGCAGCAGCTTGCCAAATATGATACTTACGGAAATATGCCGGTTATTCTGGAAAAGGGACCGCTTGAGGCCGGTATCGGCCTGCAGGTCATTGATAAACTCGCGAAATCGCTGATTGAGAAACGGACGATATTGAGCACCGCCGCTTCTACGGTTGCCGGAATTCCGGGCGGGCTGGCTATGGCAGCAACGATTCCGGGAGATACATTGCAGTATTTCGGTGTAGCCATGCGGATGTCCCAGGAACTGGCTTACCTCTATGGACGCTCAGACCTGTGGCAGGACAGCACGCCGGATTCAGAGCAGATTTCGCGTGAGCTTACATTGTATCTGGGAGTCATGTTCGGCGTAGCCGGGGCTGCCCCGATGCTGAGAATCCTGAACGCGCCTAATTCCAGGTATCTGCTGCAACAG encodes:
- a CDS encoding response regulator transcription factor — its product is MNKPLILVVEDDKPIRKLITTTLETQGYKYHTAETGEASILETVSSQPDLMILDLGLPDMDGVDIIRKVRAWSNLPIIVVSARSEDRDKIEALDAGADDYLTKPFSVEELLARLRVSLRRIRGDSDRLMKDASVFTNGNLRIDYAAGCAMLEENEIHLTPIEYKLLCLLAKNVGKVLTHNYILHEIWGSHTYDVPALRVFMATLRKKIESTPSQPKYIQTHIGVGYRMLQVGDDSKGI
- the kdpF gene encoding K(+)-transporting ATPase subunit F, whose product is MTVVLAATLLLFLYLVYALIHPEKF
- the kdpA gene encoding potassium-transporting ATPase subunit KdpA, which gives rise to MGIIQIIAVILILVLLVKPAGTYLYHVFSNEPNRTDRIFGGTENVIYRLAGLKRRKDMSWKKYAVSFIATNIVLVAFSYIILRLQKGLPLNPGGIGNMEETLTFNTVISFITNTNLQHYSGETGVSYFSQMAVMTMLMFTSAASGFSVAVAFVRGITGRGSVGNFFEDFVKAHIRVFIPLALLVTMALVALHVPQTLKPTLEITTLEGQSQQIAIGPVASLESIKHIGTNGGGFFGANSAHPFENPSPLSNVLEILSMWLLPASLPYMYGKFAKNKRQGWMIFGAMMTLFIALLGLNYYAESAGNPAINAMGIDASQGSMEGKEVRFGIAQSALFTTVTTAATTGSVNNMHDTLTPLGSITPLALMMLNNVFGGKGVGLINMLMYAMLGVFLCGLMVGRTPEFLGRKIEAREMKLIAIAILIHPLIILVPTAAAFLTDLGQGSISNPGFHGLTQVLYEYVSSAANNGSGFEGLADNTTFWNITTGVVMLLGRYMSMIAMLAVAGSLLRKKPVPETLGTFRTDNGLFTGILIGTVLIIGALTFLPVIVLGPVAEYLTLR
- the kdpC gene encoding potassium-transporting ATPase subunit KdpC — protein: MRNSIQSIDSVQTNDSVQSNHSGSSSSSVAEEQPASSKGIYLFTIVRLSAVFIILCGIAYPLASTALAQVLMPAQANGSLLKNAAGETVGSELIGQSFSNPALFQSRVSSIEYKAEASGSNNYGPSNPDMLQRTAGSIARWKLDNPDVPVSGLPVDLITNSGSGLDPHISPAAALVQIPRISRLSGIPAEQLKALVTGHTEGRDLGLFGEARVNVLKLNLALTELAAK
- a CDS encoding sensor histidine kinase KdpD, with amino-acid sequence MAGHTPADKKRGRLKIFFGYAAGSGKTSAMLNAAHEEQRDGVQVLAGYIEPHGRPETAALLQGLELVPPREISHNGHLYTEFDLDAAIRRRPELILLDELAHTNAPGCRHKKRVQDIEELLRAGINVYATVNVEHIESLTDVITSITGMTVHDRIPDSVFDSADQVELVDIAPGDLIERLNKGKLYPDIEQRQKYESLFIPAKLIALREIALRYTADQLNRIALQIGEREDSAGFYTKEHILVCLSSAVSSKKVIRTAARMAEAQYGSFTALYVETSRTKELTAKNKAELRENLRLAEQLGAQVATVYGEDVPGQIAEYAKTSRVSKIVLGRSHNKNRWPAKSNFVDKLTAAAPNMDIYIIPDNGPSLHKQIPQYSKKPLFSLADSSKTLGILIACTVVGLWFQYLGFSEANIITVYILGVLLDAMVTQGRMYSAVTSILSVLIFNYFFTAPLFSLQAYDSGYPVTFLVMLSASFITSTLTLRVKEQARESAQKAYRTEVLLETSRKLQQAKDTPAILNETALQMVKLLDRSIIIYEVQEGELAEPLLFPKEDAPADPQSYTSSEERKVAEWVLQNNKRAGVSTDTFSAAHCLYHAVRGGEQVFAVAGIVMEQEEPLEVFEKSLMIAMLGECALALEKDKLNEKQKEISMQIQQEQLRTNLLRGISHDLRTPLTSISGNAGILIGNSKVLSETQKQELYNDIYDDSMWLINLVENLLSITRIDNGALHLNFQAELLEEVIAEAMLHVNRNKNEHVIELQLEDELLMARMDSRLIIQVLINLVDNAIKYTEAGSHITLSVKREGPMVRVEVADDGPGISPEAKVQIFEMFYTADNLRGDGRRGLGLGLALCKSIIHAHGGTIDVQDQTPRGSVFSFTLQAEEVNVHE
- the kdpB gene encoding potassium-transporting ATPase subunit KdpB; its protein translation is MSTVQRKKLLTTPILLSAARNSFLKLNPVTLMKNPVMFVVETGTVIVLLMVLIPGYFNAEASIGFNITVFLILLFTVLFANFAEALAEGRGKAQADSLKKTKQDITANKLAGTAVKQVPAAELRKGDTVIVSQGELIPGDGEVIEGLASVDESAITGESAPVIKEAGGDFGSVTGGTRVVSDQIKVRITSDPGESFLDRMISLVEGAKRQKTPNEIALNTLLISLTIIFLIVVVTLRPIAGYTGVELEIPVLIALLVCLIPTTIGGLLSAIGIAGMDRVTRFNVLAMSGKAVEAAGDINTMILDKTGTITFGNRMASEFVTAGGESAAELAAWAAVSSLKDETPEGRSVLELAKKLNLSYDAKLAEGGEFIEFRAETRMSGIDLQDGRSVRKGAVDSVKKWVLSQGGDVPGDLDNNAAAIARLGGTPLAVAVDSRIYGLIYLKDTVKPGMKERFGELRSMGIKTIMCTGDNPLTAATIAREAGVDDYIAESTPEDKIAVIRREQNEGKLVAMTGDGTNDAPALAQADVGLAMNSGTAAAKEAANMVDLDSDPSKIIEVVAIGKQLLMTRGALTTFSIANDIAKYFAIIPAMFTLAIPEMDALNVMGLGSPSSAIISALIFNAVIIPLLIPLAMRGVSYKPMSSTKLLARNIVVYGLGGVIVPFAGIKLIDLLVRIWI